aaaacacagagacaggaacaatcacccacaaacacacagtgaaacccaggctacctaagtatgattctcaatcggagacaactaatgacacatgtctctgattgagaaccatactaggccgaaacatagaaataccccaaaacatagaaaaacaaacatagactgcccaccccaactcacgccctgaccatactaaataatgacaaaacaaaggaaataaaggtcagaaagtGACAATATAGACATAATCTAACATTTAAAATGTCTCTTTTTCTttcatgtttactgttcatttctgattgtttatttcatttttatttattatttattccatttgctttggcaacgtaaacatGTTTCCTACGCCAATAAAtctatttgaattgaattgactgaGGGACTTACACTTTCCAGAGGGCTCTCAAAACTCCACCCCCTAGTAACCACCCTTGGCAACCAATCAGAATGGCCCGGTGTGCCAAAGGTGTGAATGACCTAAAGTTGAACTCTAACTAAGATGTGGCACCTGAGCGATGGTTTTATAGGACTATCTACACTCATGTTGCTTCTTCCATTAACATAAACAAGTACATTCTTCACCCCAAAAAATATTTGATTTGGCAAAACAACAATATGCTACAAGTTCAACAAATGCTTTAAAAACTCACATTAGgctttaggaaggtgttcctaatactTGGTATACATAGTGTATATCCCCATCATATCTCTCAGAACAGTACCATGGtcattttattattatattaagtGTGTAAGGAAACATATGAGACATTAGTTCAATGgccaagtaaccgaaaggttgcaagatcgaatccctgagctaacaaggtaaaaaaaaaaaaattgatcgttctgccccctgaacaaggcagtttaacccactgttcctagaccatcattgaaaacaatcatttgttcttaactgacttgcctagttaaataaaggttaaatacaatatGCAATCTTAGCTTCTGCTGCATATCTACCAGCTCTAAAAACAGCCTTCTTACAtatccagacctgggttcaaatagtatttgaaattaATATGTTATCTGGGCTTGATTGATCTTGCCTGGTCAATGGAACCAAAAGAAAATAGCTGCAAAAGTGCAAACCCATCTGgtactccaggcaggctaaagcaaatgaCAAGTATTTGAAACCTTTTAGATAgacatttgaacccaggtctgatcccTTCCCACCGCTATTAGGACTTGAGAGGCCCACCCCCCAGAAACCACCATCCCCCAGAACCACCACCCACCAGAATAACACGCTGTCCTTAATATAGACATAGTTTGCCATGATTTCAGCTAAATGTCCGTCGGGCTCACTCCTCTGCCACAGCAACATGGGAGTCTGATAGAGCACCTATCACATGCTGTCCTAAATATAGGCCATGGCCCGTCTTGATTTCATCTGACCGACTGTCAAACTCAGTGACTCAGTGCCACAGCAATATTACAAGAGGTTTTCAGACTGAGAGACTGCAAGCGACACGATCACAGACCCGCCAATCGCAATCCTCTGCTTTGCCATGGCGAtaaaagaaaaaagtatttctgACTGATTAGCACTGGGGTTTTGACAATAGAAAAGTGTTTCTGAAGGACTAGCACTGGGGGTTTTAACAATAGAAAAGTGTTTCTGAATGACTAGCACTGGGGGTTTTAACAATAGAAAAGTGTTTCTGAAGGACTATTGACCGGCTGGATATCTTCTCATATTCCGTTTGCTCAgttgttcttgttgttgttttatttgtGCGACTGTGAAGCTCACTCCTCTCTGCCACACAGCAGCAACACAAGAGGCTTTCTGGGACATGGATTGGGAGGAAGGCAGAACCATGGAGGGACTGTCTATAACCCACTGGGTGAACAGCCCAGTCCGCCACCAGGCCCTGTTCCAAGGAAGGGACTTGGACGACTGTGTGGAGGACCATGACCTGTTCGCCCTGCCCGGGCCAGCCTTCCCCGACCCTGGGGTAGTGAGGCCCGACCCTGGGGTAGTGAGGCCCGACCCTGGGGTAGTGAAGCTAGAAGGGGTCTGCGACGGTACTACCACAACCCAACCCCAGCGGACTGAGCCTGTTTACCAGGTGCTTCTGGACGTGTCCCAGTTCAGACCTGAGGATATCATGATTCAGGTGTTTGAGGGATGGCTCTTGATCAAGGCTCAGCATGGAGCCAGAATGGATGAACATGGGTTTGTTACCCGAAGCTTCACCCGTCAGTACCCACTGCCTGAGAAACTACAGCAGGCGGGGGGTCTGAGGGCTCTACTATGTCATGATGGGATACTGGTGGTGGAATCCAAACAGAGAACACCTGTTAGGATACAACACACTGAGGTGGACCCCTATTGATTATTGACTCTTGATTATTGACTCTTGATTATTGACTGTTGATTATTGACTATTGATTATTGATTATTACTGTATTGATCAGGTAAAGATGAGGTCAGATCAGCTGTTACAGTACCACTAACATGAGTGATTGATTCATTCATTGTGTTTGTTATTTTCGTGTGAAGTTACATTTTCAAATATTTCTCTATACATTGTTATTGTTACATTTCTATCTGACGCTACTTTGCTACAAAAAGCTGTTGGTGCTAACGTTATTGAATTTTATAACAGCAGTAATGATATATTTAAAATCAATTTTCTTAAAATACGTTTTTTCCTCCTCGCTTTGAAAATTTACTCCAGCTCCTCTCAcctcagttaaaaaaaaaatgcttatAATTTGAACAAATATGAAGTGTATATTTAATTTGGTAAATGGACAGAGGGAAGTTCCTCTCCAGTCATTGAAAACGTATGATATCTATGACATAAATGGGAATGCTAAGCATGAGGCTTTCAGCATCAGTGACGATGTTGTTTTTACAGTACAAATTTTATGAGATTGTTTAGAAATTGTTCACTGTTGAAAGAAGATACTTAAAAATGCGATAGAACAATAAATATTGTTATCAGATGTtatcggtctaaggcactgcatcgcagtgctagaggtgtcactacagaccctggttcgatcctgggctgtatcacaacgggccgtgatcgggagtcccatagggcggcgcacaattggcccagcgtcatccggtttTTGAGGAGGGTTAGGCCTGGGGGAGCTTTacaagtaggccgtcattgtaaataagaatttgttcttaactgacttgcctagttaaatgaaggttaaataaaaacaatttaaaaaaagatgTTACATTGTTACGGattgtttacattgtttacaCCCATGTTACATTCTGATAAAAAAAGGATATGTACAAACTATTATAAATACAGTAGGATTCCGATACCATCTAGAATCAAGAATCAATCAAATCACACCGCTCAACTAAAGCGGCCAGTGTTTGATTGGTGTTGCCCATTAGATTGTTCATCTCCCTAGCTGCACCTATAAGGGGTGATAAGTGCCAGAATTAAGCATCGTGAAGCTACTGATACCTTTCACAAAGTCACCTAAACGTCTTCCTAGCTCTGTAAGAATTAACATGGACTGTCAATGGAGACAAGTTTTTTTTTCCAAGGCATCAAACTTGCCGACGCGTTCATGTCACGTTTATGTCACATGACACATACACGTCATGTAAGACCTAGTTTTCACGTCATGCAACGTGACACAGACAAGTTACGTGTCAGTTTGCTTGTAAATTTATTAGGAACGATCTTACCATGAACACATTTCAAACGTGATGTTTGCAAAAATGTACAtgattttgaaaaaaaaaaaataatgattgAGAGTAATCTAATCAATTTCATTTGACGATTTAGCTAAAATAGGCACCTCAATACAATAATTATTAGGCTAGTTGATATCGCAGCCAGCCACCATCGCTGTGTAGATATGCCTATTTCTCACATCAATACACACCTATAGGGGGTGATAAGTGCCAGAATTAAGCCTCGTGAAGCTACTGATACCTTTCACAAAGTCACCTAACGTCTTCCTAGCCTCATAAAATACCTCCATGAATTAACATGGACTGTCAATGGAGACAATGGATTCTTTGTTGGAGGTAGTCCTATTCAGAAAGAGGTAGGCCTTTAATGGAGGATTCAAAATATCTCGGAACTCGGCAATCtctgacttccgacttcagtgcgttcaagacaacttggAACTCGGGAAAAAAACAAGCTCAGACTGGGATTATTTGTTGTTTTGACCGGTCATCCTACTCGGAATTCCAATTCAGAAACTCTGTCATCTTTCTCTGACCTGAAAAGGTCAGAACCCCTTGTTCCTGGagaacaggaaatggaggacatcaggtggttctgggtgttgggcagaacccctagttcctggagaacaggaaatggaggacatcaggtgggtccatgtctgggtgttgggcagaacccctaggtcctggagaacaggaaatggaggacatcaggtggatccacgtctgggtgttgggcagaaccactaggtcctggagaacaggaaatggaggacatcaggtgggtCTGGGTGTTGGGCCGAACcactaggtcctggagaacaggagcagagttaaagggaacagggtaggagacagAGACGTAAACAAGAAAACACACAGGTTACAGGTTTATCAGGTAAAAATACAGTTACTGAatgatttaatttaaaaatgtttGATTAGACATGCAATAATGTTAATGGCGGACAGAAAAGAAAGGAAACCTGTCAGTGGGGTTGATGAGGGAGGTAATGGATGGTCCCTGAAAAAGATAAGAGAGATGAGTTGGGAGAGAAACTCCAAGGTGATGTCATGACCACTGGAGTCATACACCTTAACAGTACCTACCTGGAAATGGCGATTACTTAAAAAGAAAATGTTTGAACCTTTATTAAAACTATTtgtttttaatgacggcctaccggggaacaattaattgccttgttcaggagcataATTACATAttcttttaccttgtcagctcagggattcgatccagcaacttttTGCTTACGgtcccaactctctaaccactaggctacctgccacccctggtCACTTAATGTGACCCAGCGCTTGGCCTTGAGATGGACTATTTGGAGATAATCCCTGGGCCAGTGTAGGTACTGTTGACAGCATGGCGATACCGCCCACCACGAGGAGGCAAATAGTTATAATGTGAGATTTTTATATTCACCTTAATGGATGGTGACCACAACTAGGAGAGAAAGAGCACCAAGGTATCCCAGGTCTCGCCTACCTTTCGTCCTTCTTCCAAGTTATTAGCCAGGATGTTCAAAGCACCTGGTCCCCTTGATTCTCCTCCGGTGGCTCTCATTCTGTTTCTCCTGCGCCTTGTtcatgttcagtctcaccttgatTGACAATAGAAATAAATGCAATTATATTTTATGTTATCACAAATACatctcttatatatatatatatatatatatatatatatatatattttgaaggCCAGAAAATAAATGAACAGTGAACATTTTTACCTGGTCAAAAACCTCCTTCTCAGTCAGGTGGTCCTCGAAGGCATTCTGATCTTGTTCGACAACTTCTATCAGGGATAATAAAGTATGTTATACAAAAAACAGCAATAGAAAGTCAACTACAAAATGTTTCACACTACAGTATTGGCAATAATTTATACACAATTGCACATTTGCACAATTGCACACAATTGCACATTGCTTACCTCAGTAAACAGCTCCCATCCGTACAGCAGGTGATAGGGGGAGTATTCTGgaggcctggacgctgctcgtgTGCAAAGATAAATACTTTCAGATTGTCCCTCCCACCATTCCTGGTACCTGTCAAGGGACTTGCCCATGGCAGAACCCGTTGGTCCCTTAATCCAAATCTGGAGCCACCATACATCTACACATTCACATTACATATAACTCACGTCCAGGCCTCCAGAATTCTCCCCCATACTCTACATTTTTTAGAAATTGACACTACAGTATAGGCAATAATTTATACACAATTGCATTGCTTACCTCAGTAAACCTACTTTTTCAGACGGGAGCAGCTGTTTATTGAGGTAAGCAATGCAATTGTGTATAAATTATTGCCTATACTGTAGTGTCaatttctaaaaaataaaaaataattacaaaATCTAAATTACTGGGGGCCAAGCTACATTTGGTTATCATCAAGCTAGTGATAGTGTTAAACGCTATTTTCGTACAAACATTAACACAAACACATGTTATTGTGACATCACGTATTTACATATATTACCTGAACTAATTTGAGCCTttgttgataaaaaaaataaaataaatgttgttgAAAAAAAGTACAGAAAGTTTGAATGGCATTTTAATAACCATCTCCTACACGTAAAACCATTAGCAACCTAGCCTAACTCCATTACTTTACAATGGGGAAAATACCCTTCCGTTTTTTTTACACGGGAAAAACTGTACATTTCTAACGTTTATGGTTGAGAAgtaattaataatataaaatacacACCTTATGACTTTCATTAACAGGCAGGCGTCACACAGACATGGTGACTGACAGTCAGACGTTCAATAGTAGGCGACAGCCACAGGGTGGTACGGTTGCCTAGACTTAATTCTGGCTCATACCACCCTCCATTACTCAGACTGATTACGTATGGTTGTTGAGTGCGAAAAGGGGAGTGTGTGATGAGAGAGGCAGGGGCCACCGCTGCAACTAGTCCCTTCAACTTTAAACGGCAAAGACTCGGACGAAGTAACAGGATTTTATTGCacgtattattttattttttattacagtAACAAAAGACAACTGGATTGCGAGGTAGATCGCATAAGAAGGGACATTTAGGAGGGAGTGCGCCTTCAGAACTAGTGTAGTTTGTATAGGCTAGCCCGTTAATAAGAGTTTGCTGGTTATTTGTTTTGCGGGGGCGCCAGACAGTAATTTGTTTGAACTATGGCGCTCAAGGCGAGGGCTTTATACGAGTTCAATTCCGAAAACACAGGGGAGATATCATTAACGGAACATGAAATAGTGAGTTTGTACAGCGAACAGGACATTGAAGGCTGGCTAGAAGGATCCAACAGCAAAGGCGAGAGAGGTCTCTTCCCCGCGTCCTACGTCGAGATCCTAAATAACGATACCGCGTCCACGTTTAATAATAACAGCACATCAGAGGATACTTACCGGGGATCCCGATACGCCAATATTCCAACCGGAGGTTTCGGGGACGCCTCGAATAAAACATTAAATCAAATTGAAAACTTGTCCAAAACATCAATAATATCGTCTGGGTTTACAGCGTCCTCGCCGCTTGCCCCagcgcagcagcagcagcagcacggtTACCAAGCCAGCCAGGGCAGCGATGAAGACTGGGATGAAGACTGGGATGACACCTCTACAGTGGCTGACGAGCCCGGGGTTGTTGGTGGTAGTCACCAAGGGGACTTTGATGGCAATGGATCGTCTACATATAGCGTGTCAACATCTTCTATGTCCAGAAGTGGCAACGCTCAACAAGCCAAGAGCTCTGCCACGGTCAGTAGAAACCTCAATAGGTTTTCAACATTTGTGAAATCAGGAGGGGAAGCGTTCGTGTTAGGTGAGGCAGCTGGGTTTGTGAAAGATGGGGATAAGATCTGTGTTGTAACGGGACAATACGGTCCAGAATGGCAGGAAAACCCATACCCATTCTCCTGTACCATAGACGACCCCACCAAGCAGACCAAGTTCAAAGGGATGAAGAGTTACATTGCCTACAAGCTGAcgcccacccacacacagacccagGTAAACAGGAGGTATAAACACTTTGACTGGCTCTACGCCAGGCTGGTGGAGAAGTTCCCTGTCATCTCGGTGCCCCACATCCCAGAGAAACAGGCCACGGGGCGGTTTGAGGAGGACTTCATCTCTAAAAGGAGGAAAGGGTTGATATGGTGGATGAATCACATGACTAGTCACCCGGTCCTGTCCAGATGTGATGTGTTCCAGCACTTCCTCTCCTGCAACAGGTAGgtttctctcctctgctctccgcgCCAGTCTGTTTCTATTCTTGTGTCCTATAAAACATGACAATGAGTTGGCCAGAACCCTTATACTATATACCTGGTTGGAGAAAATTAGCAAGCTAACTTTGATCGACTATTGAGCTCAACTCTGGATAAGAGGTTACAGTGAAAGTGACTCACCTTTTTAGCCAGGTAGGTACATTTTCCAATGGCAATGAATCCTTCAGAACTAGCCTGTTCTCAGGCAGGCTAACTCAGGGATAACTCAATTTATCCTGAATTAAAAAGTCTCTGAGCTGTGAGTTAGAGGACCAATGAAATTAGATTTCCCTCCTTCTCGCAAATATTGCTTCATCATCCCCTTTAATTTTGAGGAAGACAACTGATTTAAATATTTGCGTTAGAAACTTCACGCGCAGTAAAACTTGTGTATaataacattatgttttcgataGGATTGGATAAAAATGTTGCTTGTATGTTAGGTTTGAATGCTATCCAGATTGTCACACCTTCATTTTTAACGACCTTGTGCCATCCCTGGATGTTTGGGTAATATCGGCGCTGAACACTAGGGGCGCTATTTTCAAACCCTACTGAGCCTCTGTAATCTAGAAGATTAAGCAATTCTAATGTAATGTAAAATCTCATAGCAAATGACAGTCTCTGACAAACTATTTGCAGGACAGACATTCCAGCTCATAACATTATACATGTAACTCAAAAAATGCTACTCGCAGTTTGATGCACGAGCAATACAAATATTAgacagcaaggctcttgatccaggagaAGCTAGATTTTTacaagaagctaactagctacatgcTAACTAGCTACATGCTAACTAGCTACATGCTAACTAGCTAGATGCCTACTAAATTAGCAAACTAATTGCACAACTGCAGAGCAATTAACACATTTTAGACTTAATAATTATAAGATgtctagctggcaaacatttagttatgaattccatactgtaactaCAATAGATCATCTGGCGCATGCTGCACCACAGTGGGTGACTCACAAGGCTCTGGTCTCTCGTTGTTATGTGCTTGTT
This genomic stretch from Oncorhynchus clarkii lewisi isolate Uvic-CL-2024 unplaced genomic scaffold, UVic_Ocla_1.0 unplaced_contig_7066_pilon_pilon, whole genome shotgun sequence harbors:
- the LOC139399205 gene encoding heat shock protein beta-3-like isoform X1 — its product is MAIKEKTATQEAFWDMDWEEGRTMEGLSITHWVNSPVRHQALFQGRDLDDCVEDHDLFALPGPAFPDPGVVRPDPGVVRPDPGVVKLEGVCDGTTTTQPQRTEPVYQVLLDVSQFRPEDIMIQVFEGWLLIKAQHGARMDEHGFVTRSFTRQYPLPEKLQQAGGLRALLCHDGILVVESKQRTPVRIQHTEVDPY
- the LOC139399205 gene encoding heat shock protein beta-3-like isoform X2; this encodes MAIKEKTTQEAFWDMDWEEGRTMEGLSITHWVNSPVRHQALFQGRDLDDCVEDHDLFALPGPAFPDPGVVRPDPGVVRPDPGVVKLEGVCDGTTTTQPQRTEPVYQVLLDVSQFRPEDIMIQVFEGWLLIKAQHGARMDEHGFVTRSFTRQYPLPEKLQQAGGLRALLCHDGILVVESKQRTPVRIQHTEVDPY
- the LOC139399205 gene encoding heat shock protein beta-3-like isoform X3, which produces MDWEEGRTMEGLSITHWVNSPVRHQALFQGRDLDDCVEDHDLFALPGPAFPDPGVVRPDPGVVRPDPGVVKLEGVCDGTTTTQPQRTEPVYQVLLDVSQFRPEDIMIQVFEGWLLIKAQHGARMDEHGFVTRSFTRQYPLPEKLQQAGGLRALLCHDGILVVESKQRTPVRIQHTEVDPY
- the LOC139399204 gene encoding sorting nexin-18-like; protein product: MALKARALYEFNSENTGEISLTEHEIVSLYSEQDIEGWLEGSNSKGERGLFPASYVEILNNDTASTFNNNSTSEDTYRGSRYANIPTGGFGDASNKTLNQIENLSKTSIISSGFTASSPLAPAQQQQQHGYQASQGSDEDWDEDWDDTSTVADEPGVVGGSHQGDFDGNGSSTYSVSTSSMSRSGNAQQAKSSATVSRNLNRFSTFVKSGGEAFVLGEAAGFVKDGDKICVVTGQYGPEWQENPYPFSCTIDDPTKQTKFKGMKSYIAYKLTPTHTQTQVNRRYKHFDWLYARLVEKFPVISVPHIPEKQATGRFEEDFISKRRKGLIWWMNHMTSHPVLSRCDVFQHFLSCN